Proteins from one Ornithobacterium rhinotracheale genomic window:
- the era gene encoding GTPase Era: MQKNFKSGFVNIVGNPNVGKSTLMNQLVGERLSIITNKVQTTRHRIMGIVTTHEMQIMFSDTPGVLQPAYELQSRMMNFVEEAFKDADIILYVVEPNEKELLNEEFNEKLKKLNIPVIILINKIDESTQEAMESAVNFWHEQLPKAEILPISALEGFNTDLLLDKIKALLPFGPQYYPEDQLTDKSERFIVNEVIREKILENYQKEIPYAVEVVTERFKEDLHMIRIDADIYVERDSQKGILIGHQGSSLSKVGKEARLALEKFFQKKVYLQLYVKVRKNWRKKDSDLERFGYKK; the protein is encoded by the coding sequence ATGCAAAAGAATTTCAAATCTGGTTTTGTAAATATCGTAGGAAATCCCAATGTAGGAAAATCTACGCTTATGAATCAATTGGTGGGCGAGCGCCTTTCTATTATCACAAACAAAGTGCAAACAACCCGCCACCGCATCATGGGAATTGTAACAACACACGAGATGCAAATCATGTTCTCGGACACACCGGGCGTGCTACAACCTGCTTATGAGTTGCAATCGCGCATGATGAATTTTGTGGAAGAAGCTTTCAAAGATGCCGACATTATTCTCTATGTGGTGGAACCGAACGAAAAAGAGCTTTTGAACGAGGAGTTTAATGAAAAGTTGAAGAAATTAAATATTCCTGTCATTATTCTCATCAACAAAATAGACGAATCTACCCAAGAAGCCATGGAATCTGCCGTAAACTTCTGGCATGAACAATTGCCAAAAGCCGAAATTTTACCGATTTCTGCCTTGGAAGGATTTAACACTGATTTACTTTTAGACAAAATTAAAGCTTTATTGCCATTTGGCCCACAATATTATCCTGAAGATCAATTGACCGACAAATCTGAACGCTTTATCGTGAACGAAGTCATTCGTGAAAAGATTTTGGAAAATTACCAAAAAGAAATTCCTTATGCGGTGGAAGTGGTAACAGAACGCTTTAAGGAAGATTTACACATGATTCGCATCGATGCAGATATTTATGTAGAGCGCGATTCGCAAAAAGGAATTTTGATTGGGCACCAAGGCAGCTCGCTCTCTAAAGTGGGTAAAGAAGCCCGCTTGGCTCTTGAGAAATTCTTTCAGAAGAAAGTGTACTTGCAATTATATGTGAAAGTGCGCAAAAACTGGCGAAAAAAGGATTCGGATTTGGAGCGATTTGGCTATAAAAAATAA
- a CDS encoding MFS transporter, translating into MNLVKTKNPLKWVPTVYFAMGFPLITISMVSVVMFKDLGVSNDEIARYTSLLMLPWSLKPLFSIIMELFGTKRKYLIFAEFISAIMLGAVVFALPLPNFFRIAIAFMGVMAISGSVHDIAGDGVYMEQLDTETQSKYSGWQGAFYNMAKVLANGGLVFLAGWLSSNLGFSPVESWQSVMVISAVIMALVAVYHIFVLPKDVKQKKEGNLEENLQELWFILKDFFTKKHILYYLFFILFYRFAEGLAMKVAPMFLKDSIANGGLNLSNESYGLIYGTFGAVAFITGSILAGYYISKFGLKKTLFTLALAFNIPFVVYLLLAIFHPHSLYIVSIGIIFEYFGYGFGFVGLILFMMQQIAPGKYQMTHYAFANSIMNLSVLVPGYVSGLLSEKPTQIIILDKLNLTNWVPQEFLGYELFFMLVMVFTIPALLMTWFVPFTYDDEKK; encoded by the coding sequence ATGAATTTAGTTAAAACAAAAAATCCACTAAAATGGGTGCCTACCGTTTACTTTGCGATGGGATTCCCGTTGATCACCATTTCAATGGTTTCGGTGGTGATGTTCAAGGATTTGGGCGTAAGCAACGATGAAATTGCACGCTATACATCACTTTTGATGTTGCCTTGGTCGCTCAAGCCACTCTTTAGTATCATTATGGAACTTTTCGGCACCAAAAGAAAATATCTCATTTTCGCCGAATTTATCTCAGCCATTATGCTTGGAGCCGTGGTTTTTGCCTTGCCGTTACCCAACTTCTTTAGAATAGCTATCGCCTTTATGGGGGTGATGGCAATTAGTGGCTCGGTGCACGATATTGCAGGAGATGGAGTTTATATGGAGCAACTCGATACCGAAACCCAAAGCAAATACTCGGGCTGGCAAGGTGCTTTTTATAATATGGCTAAAGTCTTGGCAAATGGTGGTTTGGTGTTTTTGGCAGGCTGGCTTTCTTCAAATTTGGGCTTTTCTCCTGTAGAATCTTGGCAGTCTGTGATGGTGATAAGCGCAGTGATTATGGCATTGGTAGCGGTGTACCATATTTTCGTTTTGCCAAAAGATGTCAAGCAAAAGAAAGAAGGTAATTTAGAAGAAAATTTGCAGGAATTATGGTTTATTCTCAAAGATTTTTTTACCAAAAAACATATTTTGTACTATTTGTTTTTCATCCTATTTTACCGATTTGCGGAAGGGCTGGCGATGAAAGTGGCGCCTATGTTTTTAAAAGATAGCATAGCCAATGGCGGATTAAATTTAAGCAATGAATCATATGGATTGATTTACGGAACTTTCGGAGCCGTGGCATTTATCACGGGTTCGATTTTGGCGGGGTATTATATTTCTAAATTTGGGCTAAAGAAAACTTTGTTCACACTCGCTTTGGCATTCAATATTCCGTTTGTGGTGTATTTGCTTTTAGCGATATTTCATCCGCATAGTTTGTATATAGTTTCCATCGGGATTATTTTTGAATATTTCGGTTATGGCTTTGGTTTTGTGGGGTTAATCCTATTTATGATGCAGCAAATCGCACCAGGCAAGTATCAAATGACGCACTATGCCTTTGCTAATAGCATTATGAATCTAAGCGTTTTGGTGCCAGGCTATGTAAGTGGATTGTTGAGTGAAAAACCGACTCAAATTATAATTTTAGATAAATTAAATCTTACGAATTGGGTGCCGCAAGAATTCTTAGGATATGAGTTGTTTTTTATGCTCGTGATGGTGTTTACTATTCCAGCTTTGCTTATGACATGGTTTGTGCCATTTACTTATGACGACGAGAAAAAATAA
- a CDS encoding GH92 family glycosyl hydrolase yields MKIRHTILALAGLLFFTHCEKKTASTEEKNAEKLDLVQYVNPFIGTGEHGHTYPGATMPFGMLQVSPINGVSAWDWCSGYHYSDSIIIGFGHLTLSGTGIGDLNDVKLMPASVTVDLAQLSVGKDKQYPEKSTALRDMLPYKSRYSHSNETATPGYYQVFLEDPKINVELTTGKRVAFHRYTYADGAEQSVVFNPGFAINWDDPTHMRLTQKDENTLVGERFSTGWAKNQKVFFAVRFNKPITEFKTHMQGENITSAQAFFNNENKELLVKVALSSVSTDNALQNMATEGEGFPFDEIRDKAKLAWNEALESINVESDNKDLKTIFYTALYHTKVAPVTFSDENGDFRLENDSIVKKANYTAYSTFSLWDTFRTEHPLLTITDPDKVADMINSMLAYYQVHKLLPVWTLYGNETNTMTGYHSVAVIAEAYLKGVTGFDAEKAYEAMKATMMSDARGLDLYKKYGYVPYDKLDESVTITLEYAYDDWCLAQMAKKLGKEEDYKYFLNRSMAYKKLFDPSVEFMRGKSADGQWNPVFDPKHSNHREHTDYTEGNAWQHSWFVPQDVNGFIALFPSKDAFTKKLENLFTESSEITGENVSVDISGLIGQYAHGNEPSHHIAYLFNKAGQPWRTQYWVNHILKTQYNTTPEGYSGNEDCGQMSAWYVMSAIGLYPMNPASTEYEITSPMFAKTTLKVGNGKTFTIESKNFSDKNIYIQKATLNGKPLQGTSITHEQIMQGGALVLELGAEPNKSGTLN; encoded by the coding sequence ATGAAAATCAGACATACAATTTTAGCGTTGGCAGGTCTGCTGTTTTTTACCCATTGCGAGAAAAAAACAGCATCGACTGAGGAGAAAAATGCCGAAAAATTAGATTTAGTACAATATGTAAATCCGTTCATCGGGACGGGCGAGCATGGGCACACTTACCCTGGGGCTACTATGCCGTTTGGGATGTTGCAGGTGAGCCCTATCAATGGCGTGAGTGCTTGGGACTGGTGTTCGGGGTATCATTATTCAGACAGCATCATTATCGGTTTTGGGCATTTAACCTTGAGCGGAACAGGGATTGGGGATTTAAACGATGTGAAATTGATGCCCGCTTCTGTGACGGTAGATTTAGCACAACTTAGCGTAGGGAAAGACAAGCAGTATCCAGAGAAATCAACCGCTTTGCGCGATATGTTGCCTTATAAATCTCGCTACTCGCACAGCAACGAAACCGCTACGCCAGGTTATTATCAAGTATTTTTAGAAGATCCAAAAATCAATGTAGAGCTCACCACGGGAAAGAGAGTGGCGTTCCATCGTTATACTTATGCTGATGGCGCGGAGCAGAGCGTGGTGTTTAATCCAGGTTTTGCCATCAATTGGGACGATCCTACGCATATGCGTTTAACCCAAAAAGATGAAAATACCTTGGTGGGTGAAAGATTCAGCACAGGCTGGGCTAAAAATCAAAAAGTATTTTTTGCCGTTCGTTTTAATAAACCAATCACTGAGTTTAAAACGCATATGCAAGGCGAAAACATCACTTCTGCGCAAGCTTTCTTTAATAATGAAAATAAAGAACTTTTAGTAAAAGTGGCACTGTCTTCGGTGAGCACCGACAATGCTTTGCAAAACATGGCAACCGAAGGAGAGGGCTTCCCGTTTGATGAAATTAGAGATAAAGCCAAACTCGCTTGGAACGAAGCCTTGGAAAGTATAAATGTAGAGAGCGACAACAAAGATTTAAAAACGATTTTCTACACTGCGTTGTATCATACCAAAGTCGCTCCTGTTACTTTCTCAGACGAAAACGGCGATTTCCGCTTGGAGAACGATAGCATTGTGAAAAAAGCCAATTATACAGCCTATTCTACTTTCTCATTGTGGGATACCTTCAGAACAGAACATCCGTTGCTCACAATTACAGATCCAGACAAGGTGGCAGATATGATTAATTCTATGCTAGCATATTATCAGGTGCATAAATTATTGCCTGTTTGGACTTTGTACGGAAACGAGACCAACACCATGACGGGGTATCATTCTGTGGCGGTGATTGCGGAGGCTTACCTAAAAGGAGTAACAGGTTTTGATGCCGAAAAAGCATACGAAGCTATGAAAGCAACTATGATGAGCGATGCGCGCGGATTGGATTTGTATAAAAAATACGGCTATGTGCCTTATGATAAATTAGACGAATCGGTAACTATTACTTTGGAATATGCTTACGACGATTGGTGTTTGGCACAAATGGCTAAAAAACTAGGCAAGGAAGAGGATTATAAATATTTCTTGAATCGTTCCATGGCTTACAAAAAATTGTTTGACCCAAGCGTGGAATTTATGCGAGGAAAATCTGCCGACGGGCAATGGAATCCTGTTTTTGATCCAAAACACTCCAACCACAGAGAGCACACCGACTACACCGAAGGAAACGCTTGGCAGCATAGCTGGTTTGTGCCACAAGATGTCAATGGATTTATTGCTTTGTTCCCAAGCAAAGACGCCTTTACCAAAAAGTTAGAAAATCTATTTACCGAAAGCTCTGAAATTACGGGAGAAAATGTTTCTGTGGATATTTCTGGACTTATCGGGCAATACGCACACGGAAACGAGCCAAGCCACCACATTGCTTATTTGTTCAACAAAGCGGGGCAGCCGTGGCGCACACAATATTGGGTAAATCATATTTTAAAAACTCAGTATAACACCACACCAGAGGGTTATAGCGGAAACGAAGATTGCGGACAAATGTCGGCTTGGTATGTGATGAGTGCGATTGGCTTGTATCCGATGAATCCAGCCTCTACCGAATACGAAATCACTTCGCCTATGTTTGCTAAAACCACGCTTAAAGTGGGCAACGGAAAAACCTTCACAATCGAATCGAAAAACTTTTCAGATAAGAACATTTATATCCAGAAAGCAACGCTAAACGGCAAACCTTTGCAAGGCACTTCAATCACTCATGAGCAAATCATGCAAGGAGGAGCTTTGGTGCTTGAATTGGGTGCAGAGCCGAACAAAAGCGGAACTTTAAACTAA
- a CDS encoding DUF4982 domain-containing protein — protein sequence MKKIGFWLASLLWVANLSAQNRSNTLLEKDWRFTRQDDASFSNEKLNDSKWQKVRIPHDWAIYGPFDIENDIQRTAIKQDGQKAPIAHAGRTGGLPFVGVGWYRRAFDLPSFNDNQKVYIQFDGAMSHAQVFVNGKKVGVWPYGYNTFYFDVTPFVHKGKNELAVRLENKTQQSRWYPGAGLYRNVHLITTNKIHIPIWGVQITTPVIKKDFAKVEIKTQVDKGGQKSGTFWVQTEIVNPQGQVVKTEKKELDKYAVDNTIQQDIYVDRPELWDTEHPNLYKAITKLYHNQNLEDEYTTTFGIRSIEVKPNDGFYLNGRKIMIQGACMHHDLGPLGGAVNEAAIRRQIRMLKDMGVNAIRTSHNMPAPEYVKLANEMGMMLAVETFDEWGIPKVENGYHLEFKDWAKKDLENVVKHYRNDPSVIMWFIGNEVEEQSNPQGAKVARQLQDIIHHLDKTRPVSNGMDRPDHVLKNNMAATLDVAGFNYRPHKYQEEYKTLPQQIILGSETASTISSRGVYKFPVERQSMPKYKDQQISSYDLSHCSWSNLPEDDWIVQEDLPYTIGEFIWTGFDYLGEPTPYYSEWPSHSSYFGAIDLAGIPKDRFYLYRSHWNKGEETLHILPHWNWKGREGQITPVFVYTNYPTVELFINGKSQGKRTKQSVDLDASGTDEAKKNLERQKRYRLMWMDIKYEPGTLKVVAYDKDGKAVAEKEIHTAGKPDHFRMTVENPSIKADGKDLSFVTIEVVDKDGNLVPDYNELANFKVSGAGTYRAGANGDPTCVDQFHLPKMHFFNGKLVAIVQAKEVAGKATLEVKAKGVKTGKVNVEVK from the coding sequence ATGAAAAAAATAGGATTTTGGCTTGCAAGCCTTTTATGGGTAGCGAATCTTTCTGCGCAAAATCGAAGCAATACTTTGCTCGAGAAAGATTGGCGTTTTACCCGACAAGATGATGCTTCTTTCTCAAACGAAAAATTAAACGATAGTAAATGGCAAAAAGTGCGTATTCCGCATGATTGGGCGATTTATGGTCCGTTTGATATCGAAAACGACATTCAGCGCACAGCCATAAAGCAAGACGGACAAAAAGCGCCTATAGCACACGCAGGTAGAACGGGCGGATTGCCGTTTGTGGGCGTGGGCTGGTATCGCAGAGCTTTTGATTTGCCTTCGTTTAATGATAATCAAAAGGTCTACATTCAATTTGATGGGGCCATGAGTCATGCGCAAGTTTTCGTCAATGGCAAGAAAGTGGGTGTTTGGCCTTATGGATACAATACTTTTTATTTTGATGTTACGCCATTTGTGCATAAGGGCAAAAACGAATTGGCGGTGCGCTTGGAGAATAAAACCCAACAATCTCGCTGGTATCCTGGTGCGGGATTATACCGAAATGTGCATTTAATCACGACGAATAAAATTCATATCCCGATTTGGGGCGTGCAAATTACAACGCCTGTGATTAAGAAAGATTTTGCCAAGGTTGAAATTAAAACCCAAGTAGACAAAGGTGGGCAAAAATCAGGCACTTTCTGGGTGCAAACTGAAATTGTGAATCCGCAAGGGCAAGTGGTTAAGACTGAGAAAAAAGAATTAGACAAATATGCGGTAGACAATACCATTCAGCAAGATATTTATGTAGACCGCCCAGAATTGTGGGATACCGAACACCCTAATTTATACAAAGCGATTACCAAATTATACCATAATCAAAATTTAGAAGACGAGTACACCACGACTTTCGGGATTCGTAGCATTGAGGTGAAGCCAAACGATGGATTTTATCTAAATGGTAGAAAAATTATGATTCAAGGCGCTTGTATGCACCACGATTTAGGCCCACTAGGGGGCGCAGTGAATGAGGCAGCCATTCGCCGCCAAATCCGTATGCTCAAAGATATGGGAGTAAATGCAATTAGAACTTCGCACAACATGCCTGCGCCTGAGTATGTGAAACTTGCCAACGAGATGGGAATGATGCTCGCGGTGGAAACTTTTGACGAGTGGGGTATTCCAAAAGTGGAAAATGGCTATCATTTAGAATTTAAAGATTGGGCTAAAAAGGATTTAGAAAATGTGGTGAAACACTACCGCAACGACCCAAGTGTGATTATGTGGTTCATCGGAAACGAAGTGGAGGAGCAAAGCAATCCGCAGGGGGCTAAAGTCGCGAGACAATTGCAAGATATTATTCATCATTTAGACAAAACCCGACCTGTTTCTAATGGAATGGACAGGCCAGACCATGTACTGAAAAACAATATGGCGGCAACGCTTGATGTAGCGGGATTCAACTATCGTCCGCACAAGTATCAGGAAGAGTACAAAACCTTGCCGCAGCAAATCATTTTGGGGAGCGAGACTGCTTCCACTATCAGTTCGCGTGGCGTGTATAAATTTCCTGTGGAAAGACAATCAATGCCTAAGTATAAAGATCAGCAAATTTCATCATACGATTTGTCGCACTGTTCATGGTCAAACTTGCCAGAAGATGATTGGATTGTGCAAGAAGATTTGCCGTACACCATTGGCGAGTTTATCTGGACAGGTTTTGATTATTTAGGCGAGCCTACGCCCTATTATTCAGAATGGCCGTCGCATAGCTCGTATTTTGGAGCCATTGACTTGGCGGGGATTCCAAAAGATAGATTTTATTTATATAGAAGCCATTGGAATAAAGGAGAAGAAACCTTGCACATTTTGCCGCATTGGAACTGGAAAGGAAGAGAAGGGCAAATTACGCCTGTTTTCGTTTACACCAATTATCCTACGGTAGAGCTATTCATCAATGGGAAAAGCCAAGGAAAACGAACCAAGCAAAGTGTGGATTTAGACGCAAGCGGAACCGATGAAGCGAAAAAGAATCTCGAACGCCAAAAACGCTATCGCCTTATGTGGATGGATATCAAATACGAGCCAGGAACGCTCAAAGTAGTTGCTTATGATAAAGACGGGAAAGCCGTGGCAGAGAAAGAAATTCACACGGCAGGAAAGCCAGATCATTTCAGAATGACGGTGGAGAATCCAAGCATTAAAGCCGACGGGAAAGATTTGTCTTTTGTAACGATTGAAGTGGTGGACAAAGACGGAAATTTGGTGCCAGATTATAACGAATTAGCGAATTTTAAAGTCTCTGGAGCGGGGACTTATCGTGCAGGAGCCAATGGAGACCCTACTTGTGTGGATCAGTTTCATTTGCCAAAAATGCACTTTTTCAATGGAAAGTTAGTGGCGATTGTTCAAGCGAAAGAGGTGGCAGGCAAGGCAACACTTGAAGTAAAAGCCAAAGGTGTAAAGACGGGCAAAGTAAATGTTGAGGTAAAATAA
- a CDS encoding nucleoid-associated protein: protein MIESISVHKVGNKTLDDTLIISDFPVLVDGEDMPMLESYFTKHFKSEELFHFDNSEGGNEVFAEVAKVFEDPEYAHEASEKLAQRLFDYSEHPRIKPGEFYLVYFSSIEYRNEIVQAVGLFKTETHEQFLKVYPKNEGYTIELHEGISTKKIDKGCIIYNTDKEDGYRVYTIDKATGGEEAHFWVDGFLQLSQVENNYFNTDYVMTTCRNFVTQQMPEEFDVTRVDQADLLNRSIDFFKQQEKFEHDKFCNQVFGSDELIESFEGYVQQCNNDFEVGLKDNFSLDKTAVKKQNRLFKSVIKLDKDFHIYVHGDRKKITREEDSKGKYYKIYFEEEK from the coding sequence ATGATTGAAAGTATTTCGGTGCATAAAGTGGGCAACAAAACCCTAGACGATACATTAATTATTTCGGATTTTCCTGTGTTGGTAGATGGCGAAGATATGCCTATGCTGGAATCTTATTTTACCAAACATTTTAAAAGTGAGGAGCTTTTTCATTTTGATAACTCAGAGGGAGGGAATGAGGTTTTTGCTGAGGTTGCTAAAGTATTTGAAGATCCTGAATATGCGCACGAGGCTTCGGAAAAATTGGCGCAGCGTCTTTTTGATTATTCAGAGCACCCGAGGATTAAGCCGGGAGAGTTTTATCTCGTATATTTTAGCTCTATCGAGTACCGAAATGAAATCGTGCAAGCCGTGGGGCTCTTTAAAACCGAGACGCACGAGCAATTTCTGAAAGTGTATCCTAAAAATGAGGGCTATACCATTGAATTGCACGAGGGGATTTCAACCAAGAAAATAGACAAGGGTTGTATTATTTATAATACAGATAAAGAAGACGGCTATCGTGTTTATACCATAGATAAAGCGACAGGCGGCGAGGAAGCGCATTTTTGGGTAGATGGATTTTTGCAGCTTTCGCAAGTGGAGAATAATTACTTTAACACGGATTATGTGATGACAACTTGCCGAAATTTTGTAACTCAACAAATGCCTGAGGAGTTTGATGTAACGCGCGTGGATCAAGCCGATTTGTTGAATCGCTCGATTGATTTCTTTAAACAGCAAGAAAAATTTGAACACGATAAATTCTGCAATCAGGTCTTTGGTAGCGATGAGCTGATCGAGAGTTTTGAAGGTTATGTGCAGCAATGTAACAACGATTTTGAGGTGGGGTTAAAGGATAATTTCTCGCTGGATAAAACGGCGGTGAAAAAACAAAATCGCTTGTTTAAAAGTGTGATTAAATTAGATAAAGATTTCCATATTTATGTTCATGGCGACCGCAAGAAAATAACGCGAGAAGAAGACAGTAAGGGGAAATATTATAAAATCTATTTCGAAGAAGAAAAGTAA
- a CDS encoding aconitate hydratase: protein MAFDIDMIKGVYARAKQRIDKAREVVGRPLTHAEKILYSHLSQGEATETYERGKSYVDFAPDRIACQDATAQMALLQFMQAGKSKVAVPTTVHCDHLIQAKEGASKDLQHALSQSHEVFRFLESVSNKYGIGFWKPGAGIIHQVVLENYAFPGGMMIGTDSHTPNAGGLGMVAIGVGGADAVDVMAGMPWELKFPKLIGVHLKGKLNGWTAPKDIILKVAEILTVKGGTGAIVEYFGEGAQSISCTGKGTICNMGAEIGATCSTFGYDESMERYLRATDRADVADAANEIKDYLTADPEVYQNPEKYFDEIIEIDLTELKPHLNGPFTPDLGTQAGKDMTQKATENGWPLEVEWGLIGSCTNSSYEDLTRAASVAKQALEAGVKPKADFGINPGSEQIRYTAERDGLLKTFEDLGATIFTNACGPCIGQWARYSDPKNAPKNSIVHSFNRNFSKRADGNPNTHAFVASPEMVAAIAISGRLDFDPTTDTLTNENGEAVKLNPPTGDELPTKGFAVEDAGYQAPVEDGSDVEVVVDPNSERLQLLTPFKPIGKNITGAKLLIKAFGKCTTDHISMAGPWLRFRGHLDNISNNCLIGAVNAFNKETNFVKNQLTGEYGPVPDVQRAYKAAGVPTVVVGDQNYGEGSSREHAAMEPRHLGVVAVIVKSFARIHETNLKKQGALALTFNNEADYDLILEDDTFNFIDLDEFAPDKQLHVEVVHKDGSKDIITLNHTYNQSQIEWFNAGSALNLIKAQNA, encoded by the coding sequence ATGGCATTTGATATTGATATGATTAAAGGCGTGTATGCCAGAGCCAAACAACGAATCGACAAAGCAAGAGAAGTTGTGGGGCGTCCGCTTACACATGCCGAGAAAATTCTTTATTCGCATTTATCTCAAGGCGAAGCAACTGAAACTTACGAGCGAGGAAAGTCTTATGTAGACTTTGCGCCCGATAGAATTGCGTGCCAAGATGCGACTGCACAAATGGCACTTTTGCAATTTATGCAAGCTGGAAAAAGCAAAGTTGCCGTACCTACAACGGTGCACTGCGACCACCTAATTCAGGCAAAGGAAGGCGCTTCCAAAGACCTCCAACACGCACTAAGCCAATCGCACGAAGTTTTTAGATTCCTAGAATCCGTATCCAATAAATATGGCATTGGCTTCTGGAAACCAGGTGCAGGAATCATTCACCAAGTGGTGCTTGAAAATTACGCTTTCCCAGGCGGAATGATGATTGGGACCGACTCTCACACACCAAACGCCGGTGGACTAGGCATGGTAGCAATCGGTGTAGGTGGTGCCGATGCCGTAGATGTAATGGCAGGCATGCCTTGGGAGCTTAAATTTCCTAAATTAATCGGTGTTCACTTAAAAGGCAAACTCAATGGCTGGACAGCCCCCAAAGACATAATCCTAAAAGTAGCCGAAATCCTCACCGTGAAAGGCGGTACAGGTGCTATCGTTGAATACTTTGGCGAGGGCGCTCAATCCATCTCCTGCACGGGTAAAGGCACCATTTGCAATATGGGCGCAGAAATCGGCGCTACTTGCTCTACTTTCGGTTATGATGAGTCTATGGAGCGTTACTTGAGAGCTACAGATCGCGCCGATGTGGCTGATGCTGCCAACGAAATCAAAGATTACTTAACAGCCGACCCCGAAGTGTACCAAAATCCTGAAAAATATTTCGATGAAATTATTGAAATTGATTTAACTGAATTAAAACCTCATTTAAACGGACCGTTTACGCCAGATTTAGGAACACAAGCAGGAAAAGACATGACCCAAAAAGCCACCGAAAATGGCTGGCCACTAGAAGTAGAATGGGGATTGATTGGCTCTTGCACCAACTCTTCTTACGAAGACCTTACCCGTGCGGCTTCAGTAGCTAAACAAGCACTTGAAGCAGGGGTAAAACCTAAAGCGGATTTCGGTATCAACCCAGGTTCTGAGCAAATTAGATACACTGCTGAACGCGATGGTTTATTAAAAACTTTTGAAGATTTGGGCGCAACTATCTTTACCAATGCTTGTGGCCCATGTATTGGACAATGGGCACGATACAGCGATCCTAAAAACGCCCCTAAAAACTCAATCGTTCACTCGTTCAACAGAAACTTCTCTAAGCGTGCCGATGGAAACCCAAATACACACGCTTTTGTAGCTTCTCCTGAAATGGTAGCGGCGATTGCGATTTCTGGTCGTTTGGATTTTGACCCAACTACCGATACGCTTACCAATGAAAATGGCGAAGCGGTAAAATTAAACCCACCAACAGGAGACGAATTGCCTACCAAAGGTTTTGCCGTAGAAGATGCAGGCTACCAAGCTCCCGTAGAAGATGGTAGCGATGTAGAAGTGGTAGTGGATCCAAATTCTGAAAGATTACAACTTTTAACGCCATTTAAACCAATCGGCAAAAACATCACTGGAGCTAAACTTTTAATTAAAGCCTTCGGAAAATGTACTACCGACCACATCTCTATGGCGGGTCCATGGTTGAGATTCCGCGGACACCTTGACAATATTTCAAACAACTGCTTAATCGGTGCGGTAAATGCATTCAATAAAGAGACTAACTTTGTTAAAAACCAATTGACAGGCGAATACGGCCCCGTGCCAGATGTTCAGAGAGCGTATAAAGCTGCAGGTGTTCCGACTGTGGTAGTAGGCGACCAAAACTATGGCGAGGGCTCTTCTAGAGAGCACGCTGCCATGGAGCCAAGACACTTGGGCGTAGTTGCAGTAATCGTGAAATCTTTTGCAAGAATCCACGAGACCAACCTTAAAAAACAAGGCGCGCTGGCACTTACCTTTAACAATGAGGCTGATTACGATTTAATTCTAGAAGATGATACCTTCAACTTTATAGATTTAGACGAATTTGCGCCAGACAAGCAATTGCATGTGGAGGTGGTGCACAAAGATGGTTCAAAAGACATCATCACGCTGAACCATACCTACAACCAAAGTCAAATTGAATGGTTTAATGCAGGTTCTGCACTCAACTTGATTAAAGCACAAAACGCTTAA
- a CDS encoding GLPGLI family protein gives MKRITLNFLVTFLPFVAVFAQQKEFFEEGVEVEYQRKELLDPDFVLSTMPADLKLEKGNVVKQELKAGVFTDYVLKSNIENSTFHIVQKLDNSQSSENFIKNLLQNADKGSLYKDFKDHLFLKELDAGFQQFLLKDSLMDFNWELINESKHILGYKVKKAIGKVGEMEIIAWYAPKLPIKDGPDRFCGLPGLILELQYYTSSKVGVEYLAKAIQISESIKIEKPSKGKVVTSEELKAEFKRFREKQAEMQGEGIEDKD, from the coding sequence ATGAAACGAATTACTTTAAACTTTTTGGTTACTTTTTTGCCTTTTGTTGCAGTTTTTGCACAACAAAAAGAATTTTTTGAAGAAGGTGTAGAGGTTGAATATCAGAGAAAAGAACTTTTAGACCCTGATTTTGTTCTGTCTACTATGCCAGCTGATCTTAAATTAGAGAAAGGAAATGTTGTAAAGCAAGAATTAAAAGCGGGCGTTTTTACGGATTATGTGTTGAAGTCTAATATTGAGAATAGTACATTTCACATTGTTCAGAAATTGGATAACAGCCAGAGTTCAGAAAATTTTATAAAAAATTTACTCCAAAATGCTGACAAAGGCTCGCTTTATAAGGATTTTAAAGATCATTTGTTCCTTAAAGAGTTAGATGCTGGTTTTCAGCAATTTTTGCTAAAAGATTCTTTGATGGATTTTAACTGGGAATTAATTAATGAATCTAAACACATATTGGGCTATAAGGTAAAAAAAGCCATTGGAAAGGTTGGGGAAATGGAAATTATAGCATGGTATGCCCCTAAATTGCCTATAAAAGATGGGCCTGATAGATTTTGCGGTCTTCCTGGTTTGATTTTAGAATTGCAATATTATACTAGTTCTAAAGTAGGAGTGGAATATCTGGCAAAAGCTATTCAAATTTCAGAAAGCATAAAAATAGAAAAGCCAAGTAAGGGAAAAGTGGTAACTAGCGAGGAGCTTAAGGCGGAGTTTAAAAGGTTTAGGGAAAAACAAGCAGAAATGCAAGGAGAGGGAATTGAAGATAAAGATTGA